The proteins below come from a single Salinilacihabitans rarus genomic window:
- the aroA gene encoding 3-phosphoshikimate 1-carboxyvinyltransferase, whose amino-acid sequence MDVTIEPSHVRGTARAPPSKSYTHRAILAAGYADGATVRDPLWSADTRATARAVDLFGGDVTRAENGTLAVDGFGGRPGVPADVIDCDNSGTTMRLVTATAALADGTSVLTGDESLRSRPQGPLLEAVADLGGEAFSTRGNGQAPLVVTGPVSGGATSIPGDVSSQYVSALLMAGAVTDEGIEIDLETPLKSAPYVDVTIEVLGAFGVDASHTDAGFAVDGGQSYAPTGGEYRVPGDFSSISYLAAAGAVAGDDAVRVEGARPSAQGDSAILEILERMGAHVDWRRDEGVVDVARSALDGIEVSVEDTPDLLPTVATLGAVADGDTRITNAEHVRFKETDRVSAMAAELGKMGVETTEERDSLTVHGSESSLSGATVDGRGDHRIVMSLAVAALAADGATTIHGAEHVDVSFPGFFDVLYDLGASVERDE is encoded by the coding sequence ATGGACGTCACCATCGAGCCCTCGCACGTTCGCGGGACGGCGCGGGCGCCGCCGTCGAAGAGCTACACCCACCGCGCGATCCTCGCGGCGGGCTACGCCGACGGCGCGACCGTCCGCGACCCCCTCTGGAGCGCCGACACGCGCGCGACCGCCCGCGCCGTCGACCTGTTCGGCGGCGACGTGACCCGGGCCGAGAACGGCACCCTCGCCGTCGACGGCTTCGGCGGCCGCCCCGGCGTCCCGGCGGACGTGATCGACTGCGACAACAGCGGGACGACGATGCGACTGGTCACCGCGACGGCGGCGCTGGCCGACGGCACGTCGGTCCTCACCGGCGACGAGTCGCTGCGCTCGCGGCCGCAGGGGCCGCTGCTCGAAGCCGTCGCGGACCTCGGCGGCGAGGCGTTCAGCACCCGCGGGAACGGGCAGGCCCCCCTCGTGGTCACCGGCCCCGTCTCCGGCGGCGCGACCTCGATCCCCGGCGACGTCTCCTCGCAGTACGTCTCGGCGCTGCTGATGGCCGGCGCCGTCACCGACGAGGGAATCGAGATCGACCTCGAAACGCCCCTCAAGTCCGCGCCGTACGTCGACGTGACGATCGAGGTGCTCGGGGCGTTCGGCGTCGACGCCAGCCACACCGACGCCGGGTTCGCGGTCGACGGCGGCCAGTCGTACGCGCCGACCGGCGGCGAGTACCGCGTCCCCGGCGACTTCTCGTCGATCTCCTACCTCGCGGCCGCGGGCGCCGTCGCGGGCGACGACGCGGTCCGCGTCGAGGGCGCCCGCCCGAGCGCGCAGGGCGACAGCGCCATCCTCGAAATCCTCGAACGGATGGGCGCCCACGTCGACTGGCGCCGCGACGAGGGCGTCGTCGACGTCGCCCGGAGCGCCCTCGACGGGATCGAGGTCTCGGTCGAGGACACGCCGGACCTGCTGCCGACGGTGGCGACCCTCGGCGCCGTCGCCGACGGCGACACCCGCATTACGAACGCCGAACACGTCCGCTTCAAGGAGACCGACCGCGTGAGCGCGATGGCCGCGGAACTCGGGAAGATGGGCGTCGAGACGACCGAGGAGCGCGACTCGCTGACGGTCCACGGGAGCGAGTCGTCGCTCTCGGGGGCGACCGTCGACGGCCGCGGCGACCACCGGATCGTCATGTCGCTCGCGGTCGCCGCGCTGGCGGCCGACGGCGCGACGACGATCCACGGGGCCGAGCACGTCGACGTCTCCTTCCCGGGCTTCTTCGACGTGCTGTACGACCTCGGCGCGAGCGTCGAGCGCGACGAGTGA